In Fodinibius saliphilus, a genomic segment contains:
- a CDS encoding alpha/beta hydrolase family protein — translation MISMKWVLRSFVMWITVVIAIPLLSTAQNKKLTFEDVMKWEDISDSHFSDNGEWLVYSVWPDRGDGEVRIRSLEEDKIFTVKMGDDPRITRNGNWVGAYLKPKLIDQIKAEKDKPKQGLALLNTANGTTIEKDSVKSFEFSNDGKWAVVHFYQSKSIKDKKSKNDYLGTKMILRNLESGQEYSVPFVKEVAFDSTSHHLAYSVVDTNGANNGLFYRDLESSSSEKQTVVKAGNQLFANLEWDHNDEKLAFTQASLDTTFETDDADLRIWQVNDEGVRTLVEAGDVDKEWALRTNNDLEWTENGERLFFGLMSREMAEVNQKKKEEKADSVDIYSREQILDKKEMDVWHYDDPRIKTHEKESWTWRKKRTYRAVYHMDNAQWVQLADHKVPNVEVSQNPDYVLGQSRVPYLQEMTWDGFFSDYYIIDLKTGGRTKVIEKLRSDAVLSPKGNYVVFYQDKDWHLYNVEEELYRNLTKHLDTPFYNEDHDYPYPVQGYGIAGWMKGDKAVMIYDKYDVWKFFTDEGKAVNLTEDGRDRDIIYRIERTEKDRKTFDPSDEVLVRGFYDHKKNYGFYTLKLDEPGTEKKLETDHKYNFVTSAEDSDRIIYSREKYDEYPNLWVSNDLSFGDTERLTGLHLNLHDTYNWGTAELIEWSDMDDGQTIRGALIKPDNYDPDKKYPVLIYYYRFFSQRAYEFNNITTDDRPTLPQWVSDNYVVFLPDIRFEVGTPGFASTKSLVPGVQKLIEMGIAHPDKLGLHGHSWSGYQTAFMITQTDIFDAAIAGAPVSNMTSAYSGIRWGSGLARQFQYEQTQSRIGGSLWEYPERYIENSPVFYADRINTPLLMMFGDEDTAVPWYQGIEMYLAMRRLDKDAVFLQYRDEPHHLQKYANKLDYAIKMKEYFDHYLRGEEAPEWITDGVPYRGE, via the coding sequence ATGATTAGTATGAAATGGGTACTGCGTTCTTTTGTAATGTGGATTACGGTAGTAATAGCTATACCGCTTTTGTCCACGGCACAAAATAAAAAGCTTACTTTTGAGGATGTGATGAAATGGGAGGATATTTCAGACTCTCACTTTTCAGACAATGGGGAATGGCTGGTATATAGTGTCTGGCCAGACAGAGGAGATGGTGAAGTGCGTATTCGTAGCCTGGAAGAGGATAAAATTTTTACCGTCAAGATGGGAGATGATCCTAGGATAACTCGCAATGGAAATTGGGTAGGAGCTTATCTAAAACCTAAACTCATCGATCAGATAAAAGCTGAAAAGGATAAACCTAAACAGGGGTTGGCTTTATTAAATACCGCTAACGGTACTACAATTGAAAAGGATAGTGTAAAATCGTTTGAGTTTTCTAATGATGGGAAATGGGCTGTAGTTCACTTTTATCAATCTAAAAGTATTAAGGATAAAAAGAGTAAAAATGATTATCTGGGTACCAAAATGATATTGCGTAACTTGGAATCAGGTCAAGAGTATAGCGTCCCTTTTGTAAAAGAAGTTGCCTTTGACAGTACTTCTCATCATTTAGCATATTCAGTCGTTGATACCAATGGGGCTAATAATGGGCTATTTTATCGTGACCTGGAATCGTCCTCATCAGAAAAGCAGACGGTAGTTAAGGCAGGAAACCAGCTGTTTGCCAACCTGGAGTGGGATCATAACGACGAAAAGCTTGCTTTTACTCAAGCCAGTCTGGATACTACGTTTGAAACAGATGATGCAGACCTGAGGATTTGGCAGGTTAATGATGAGGGTGTACGTACATTGGTTGAAGCTGGAGATGTTGATAAGGAATGGGCGCTGCGCACCAATAACGACCTGGAATGGACAGAAAATGGAGAGCGCTTATTTTTCGGATTAATGTCACGGGAAATGGCTGAAGTCAATCAGAAGAAAAAAGAGGAAAAAGCAGACTCTGTAGATATTTACAGTCGGGAACAGATTCTGGATAAAAAAGAGATGGATGTATGGCATTATGATGATCCCCGGATTAAAACTCATGAGAAGGAATCATGGACTTGGCGCAAAAAACGAACATATCGAGCGGTTTATCATATGGATAATGCCCAATGGGTACAACTGGCTGACCACAAGGTGCCGAATGTAGAAGTCAGCCAGAATCCTGATTATGTGTTGGGACAATCCCGGGTGCCATATCTGCAAGAGATGACTTGGGACGGGTTTTTCAGCGATTACTACATTATTGACTTGAAAACAGGTGGGCGCACAAAGGTTATTGAGAAGCTAAGATCTGACGCCGTTCTGTCCCCCAAAGGAAATTATGTAGTTTTTTATCAAGACAAAGATTGGCATCTGTATAATGTGGAAGAAGAACTGTATCGTAATCTCACAAAGCATCTGGATACGCCCTTTTATAATGAAGATCATGATTATCCCTATCCGGTACAGGGATATGGAATCGCTGGGTGGATGAAGGGAGATAAAGCCGTTATGATCTATGATAAGTACGATGTATGGAAGTTTTTTACAGATGAGGGTAAAGCCGTAAACCTCACTGAAGATGGCCGTGACCGGGATATAATATATCGTATTGAGCGCACTGAGAAGGATCGCAAAACTTTTGATCCCAGCGATGAAGTCTTAGTTCGGGGATTTTATGACCATAAAAAAAACTATGGTTTTTATACCCTGAAGCTGGATGAGCCTGGAACAGAAAAAAAATTGGAGACAGACCATAAGTACAATTTCGTGACTTCTGCTGAAGATTCAGATCGTATTATCTATAGCCGTGAAAAATATGATGAGTATCCAAACTTGTGGGTTAGCAACGATCTTTCGTTTGGGGATACCGAACGACTAACAGGGCTGCATTTAAATCTCCATGATACCTATAATTGGGGAACGGCTGAGCTTATTGAATGGTCGGATATGGATGACGGACAAACTATTCGCGGGGCTTTGATAAAACCGGATAATTATGATCCGGATAAAAAATACCCGGTATTGATCTATTACTACCGATTCTTTTCGCAACGGGCGTATGAGTTTAATAACATTACGACCGACGACCGTCCTACGCTCCCACAATGGGTGAGTGATAACTATGTGGTGTTTCTACCGGATATCCGTTTTGAAGTGGGCACGCCTGGTTTTGCATCAACCAAGAGCTTGGTGCCCGGTGTGCAAAAGCTAATTGAAATGGGGATTGCACACCCTGACAAATTAGGCCTACACGGACATTCCTGGAGCGGGTATCAAACGGCTTTCATGATTACCCAGACCGATATATTTGATGCAGCAATTGCCGGTGCACCTGTTTCAAACATGACGAGTGCTTATAGTGGTATTCGATGGGGATCGGGACTTGCCCGTCAATTTCAATATGAGCAAACCCAAAGTCGTATCGGGGGAAGCTTGTGGGAGTATCCCGAGCGTTATATTGAAAATTCGCCGGTATTTTATGCAGACCGCATTAATACTCCCTTGTTGATGATGTTTGGAGATGAAGATACCGCGGTGCCATGGTATCAGGGAATAGAAATGTACTTGGCAATGCGTAGACTCGATAAGGATGCTGTCTTTTTACAATACCGTGATGAGCCGCATCACTTGCAAAAGTATGCCAACAAGTTAGACTATGCAATCAAAATGAAAGAGTATTTTGATCACTATCTGCGGGGAGAGGAAGCTCCTGAATGGATTACCGACGGAGTGCCATACCGAGGGGAATAA
- a CDS encoding DinB family protein, giving the protein MEQPYSYSWYIEQFEKTKKDAESFILSVDEVQLFQPPSKGTWCIAECFSHLINYGNLYFNDLAASISNPSATTKNIQRPFPPRWLVRKLVTWFEPPYKIKLKTVPQMKPDPVSGYNRMNLLNDYISLQDQFIAQLEKGRHHHADLGRIKMKHPLISLIKMTLTETFALAEAHQRRHFWQAEQILHTLQ; this is encoded by the coding sequence ATGGAACAGCCCTATAGTTATTCTTGGTATATTGAACAATTCGAAAAAACTAAAAAAGACGCTGAGAGTTTTATCTTGTCGGTTGATGAAGTACAACTTTTTCAACCCCCTTCAAAGGGTACATGGTGTATTGCAGAATGTTTTAGCCATTTAATCAATTATGGGAACCTATATTTCAATGATTTAGCGGCCAGTATCTCGAACCCTTCGGCGACAACTAAGAATATCCAGCGTCCTTTTCCGCCCCGTTGGCTAGTAAGAAAACTAGTAACATGGTTCGAACCCCCATACAAGATCAAATTAAAAACAGTACCTCAAATGAAACCGGATCCTGTTTCCGGCTATAATCGCATGAATTTACTTAATGATTATATTTCTCTGCAAGATCAATTTATTGCTCAACTGGAGAAAGGCCGTCATCACCATGCAGACCTGGGACGAATAAAGATGAAACATCCTTTAATTTCATTAATCAAGATGACACTGACAGAAACGTTCGCCCTTGCCGAAGCCCATCAAAGAAGACACTTCTGGCAAGCTGAACAAATACTGCATACACTTCAATAG
- a CDS encoding sterol desaturase family protein, which translates to MDILIFTGWILLGFAGMEIISYLVHRFIFHGLLWQVHRSHHESTHGLFEMNDLFSLFFAGISLYLIYVGIDSPLTSVNFAIGSGIAIYGVLYFIIHDLFAHKRFMPFKSDSKIMRLIRYAHQRHHQSIDKKGQEPYGLFLFPYDKYKE; encoded by the coding sequence ATGGATATATTGATTTTTACAGGATGGATTTTGTTGGGCTTTGCAGGGATGGAGATCATTTCATACCTGGTCCATCGATTTATTTTTCATGGACTACTTTGGCAGGTTCATCGTTCACATCATGAATCCACACACGGTTTATTTGAGATGAATGATCTTTTTTCTCTCTTCTTCGCAGGTATCTCTTTATACCTCATTTATGTTGGTATTGATTCCCCTCTTACTTCCGTGAATTTTGCGATAGGCAGCGGTATTGCCATTTATGGGGTGCTATACTTTATAATTCACGATCTCTTCGCACACAAGCGCTTTATGCCGTTCAAAAGTGATAGTAAAATTATGCGACTAATAAGATATGCCCATCAGCGCCATCACCAGTCTATCGATAAAAAAGGGCAGGAGCCTTATGGGTTATTCTTATTTCCATATGACAAATATAAAGAATGA
- a CDS encoding TetR/AcrR family transcriptional regulator encodes MDDTFDPEIFELKFQLADVATDLYIEGDGDFLIKEVAQAADLTPAEVFNYFANKKSILEFYYASLVIRYEMMISEIDSFESYTIKEKLSNFIFTNFDLLSEKEAFVEDTFKEYIIHSYSKTDYEKEVERLTKQFLENDDQISITSTLALNSYAYSFLRRQYLELIRFWLNDTSDDKELTMELTDKLTGVLEEMLYNPVLDKSFDLLKFINANRKEFFKNIPVVKQVCSKIEIK; translated from the coding sequence ATGGATGATACTTTTGATCCTGAAATTTTTGAATTAAAGTTCCAATTAGCTGATGTCGCAACGGACCTGTATATAGAGGGCGATGGCGACTTTTTAATTAAAGAAGTGGCACAAGCAGCAGATCTCACTCCCGCTGAAGTCTTCAACTATTTTGCGAATAAAAAGTCGATTCTGGAATTCTATTATGCTTCCTTAGTCATTCGCTATGAAATGATGATTAGTGAGATAGATAGCTTTGAATCGTATACAATTAAAGAAAAGCTTTCAAACTTTATCTTCACTAATTTTGATCTACTAAGCGAAAAAGAAGCATTTGTTGAAGATACATTCAAAGAATATATCATCCATAGTTATTCTAAAACGGATTATGAAAAAGAGGTAGAACGATTAACCAAGCAGTTTCTTGAAAATGATGATCAAATATCTATAACCTCTACCCTGGCCCTCAATTCTTATGCTTACTCTTTTTTAAGACGCCAATACCTTGAGCTGATCCGGTTTTGGTTGAATGACACAAGTGACGATAAAGAATTAACAATGGAGTTAACAGATAAGCTCACCGGGGTTCTCGAAGAAATGCTCTACAATCCCGTTCTTGACAAAAGCTTTGATCTACTAAAATTCATAAATGCCAATCGGAAAGAATTTTTCAAAAATATTCCTGTTGTAAAACAAGTTTGTTCTAAAATTGAAATCAAATAA
- a CDS encoding ABC1 kinase family protein, giving the protein MSNDFPSSKLERGKIFAKTGLKVGTNYAKRYLKKSVGKKESEEEGKEFHTKNARHVFNEFTKLRGTALKIAQSLSMDDGMLPEEFAEVMSESQYSVPPINKALARSIIRKELGDYPEKLFAEFNPEAFAAASIGQVHEARLKNGQKVAVKIQYPNVKNTIHSDMAMAKTLVNRVISGNGSFDEYFEEIEETLMEETDYHQEAEYLEYFHNRFSEGAVITPEYIKELSTEKVLTMSFIEGHHLKEFLADNPSQEKKNHFGQLLWDFFHDQVEQRDFIHADTHPGNFFFREDNKLGVIDFGCVKKFSEEFTHNYMKLLPTHLEQDEQKIRKLYKQLDIIKENPKNPAKEEEFFQFCKAYGDIFAQPYMGNEFDFGDREFKENLTRFAKELPIKNEPRGDKNFIYSTKVHMGLYNILMKLQAQIDTERSKKLTHTMIDVMEQEAA; this is encoded by the coding sequence ATGAGCAACGATTTTCCATCATCAAAGCTTGAGCGCGGTAAAATTTTTGCTAAAACCGGGCTTAAGGTAGGTACCAACTATGCTAAACGATACCTCAAAAAATCAGTTGGTAAAAAAGAATCCGAAGAAGAAGGCAAAGAGTTCCATACTAAAAATGCACGGCACGTATTTAATGAATTCACCAAGCTTCGCGGTACAGCACTTAAGATAGCTCAATCATTGAGTATGGACGATGGTATGCTCCCTGAAGAGTTTGCTGAAGTAATGAGCGAATCCCAATACAGTGTCCCGCCTATTAATAAAGCCCTTGCACGCTCTATTATTCGAAAAGAACTCGGTGATTATCCTGAAAAACTTTTTGCTGAATTTAACCCTGAAGCTTTTGCAGCCGCTTCTATTGGACAAGTGCATGAAGCACGACTAAAAAATGGACAAAAGGTAGCAGTAAAAATCCAATATCCAAATGTGAAGAATACCATTCATTCTGATATGGCGATGGCCAAAACGTTAGTGAACAGGGTTATTAGTGGAAATGGTTCTTTTGATGAGTATTTTGAAGAAATTGAAGAGACACTGATGGAAGAAACAGATTACCATCAAGAGGCCGAATACCTGGAATATTTCCATAACCGATTTTCGGAGGGAGCGGTCATTACTCCTGAATATATTAAGGAGTTATCCACGGAAAAAGTATTAACCATGTCTTTTATTGAGGGGCATCACCTAAAAGAGTTTTTAGCTGACAATCCCAGCCAAGAAAAGAAAAACCACTTTGGACAATTGCTCTGGGATTTTTTCCATGATCAAGTGGAACAACGAGATTTTATTCATGCCGACACACATCCGGGCAATTTTTTCTTTCGGGAAGATAACAAACTTGGGGTCATCGACTTTGGCTGTGTCAAAAAGTTCTCAGAAGAGTTTACGCACAACTACATGAAACTTTTGCCCACACACTTGGAACAAGATGAGCAAAAGATTCGCAAACTCTATAAGCAGTTGGATATCATCAAAGAAAACCCTAAAAATCCAGCAAAGGAAGAGGAATTTTTCCAGTTCTGTAAGGCCTATGGAGATATCTTTGCCCAACCGTACATGGGAAATGAATTTGATTTTGGTGATCGCGAATTCAAAGAAAATTTAACACGATTTGCCAAAGAGCTGCCTATTAAAAACGAACCGCGAGGTGACAAGAACTTTATCTACAGCACCAAGGTACATATGGGACTTTATAACATCTTAATGAAATTACAGGCGCAAATAGATACAGAACGGAGCAAAAAATTAACCCATACCATGATTGATGTGATGGAGCAAGAAGCGGCATAA
- the hflC gene encoding protease modulator HflC, whose translation MKNWKSITLFIVLGLLVLIGLDGFYIVDETEQVVITQFGDPVGETITEPGMKMKIPFVQTANFFDKRYLEWDGDRNQVPTKDKKFIFVDTYARWQITDPLQFFKRLRDERGAQSRLDDILDGETRNAIASHDLVEVVRSTNRDPETGATITEIVEDSLADIVVGRDSIQTAIQQLANKRASDLGLEVLDFRFKRINYVEEVRKTVYDRMISERNRIADKFRSEGQGEAARINGEKERELKSIQSEAFREAEEIRGKADAEATAIYAEAYDQSRAARELYNFTRTMESYGKVFDEQTSIILSTESEFYEYLNSIQD comes from the coding sequence ATGAAGAATTGGAAAAGTATTACATTATTTATTGTTCTTGGCCTACTTGTTCTCATTGGACTTGATGGTTTCTATATCGTTGATGAGACTGAGCAGGTTGTCATAACACAGTTCGGTGATCCCGTGGGCGAAACGATTACCGAACCGGGAATGAAGATGAAAATTCCTTTTGTACAAACAGCTAACTTCTTTGATAAACGTTACCTAGAGTGGGATGGTGATCGAAACCAAGTGCCGACCAAAGACAAAAAGTTTATTTTTGTTGATACATATGCTCGATGGCAGATTACCGATCCCCTGCAGTTCTTCAAACGATTACGGGATGAGCGTGGAGCGCAATCTCGCCTCGATGACATCCTGGATGGGGAAACACGTAATGCCATTGCTTCTCATGATTTGGTAGAAGTCGTACGATCGACCAATCGTGATCCTGAAACAGGAGCTACAATAACAGAGATTGTGGAAGACTCACTGGCAGACATCGTGGTAGGACGAGATTCCATTCAGACAGCTATTCAGCAGCTGGCAAATAAACGTGCTTCCGATTTAGGTCTGGAAGTTCTGGACTTCCGATTCAAACGCATTAATTACGTTGAGGAGGTCCGAAAAACAGTATACGATCGTATGATCAGTGAACGGAATCGTATCGCGGATAAATTTCGATCTGAAGGACAGGGAGAAGCTGCCCGCATCAACGGTGAAAAAGAACGTGAGCTGAAATCAATTCAGTCAGAGGCATTTCGTGAGGCAGAAGAGATACGGGGAAAAGCGGATGCGGAAGCAACTGCAATTTATGCAGAAGCGTATGATCAATCCCGGGCGGCGCGCGAACTGTACAACTTTACTCGAACTATGGAATCATATGGGAAGGTCTTTGATGAGCAAACGTCAATTATTCTTTCTACAGAAAGCGAGTTCTATGAGTATCTAAATAGTATTCAAGACTGA
- the hflK gene encoding FtsH protease activity modulator HflK, translated as MAQDNFSGMDMPPQLKSLSKNIRFIILGVLVFIVIFASFFTVNPEEVGIVTRFGEFTRTAQPGLNFKAPFIEEVRYVPVERQLKHEFGYRTTSANVRSSYQKAGYTDESLMLTGDLNLADVEWVVQYRVSDPYNFLFKIRNPEQTLRDISESAMRQIVGDRTVNEVLTVGRAEVTLEAQQLIQEICDEYEAGLQIEQIVLQDINPPDPVKPSFNAVNEAQQQKETLINQAKSEYNKVIPKARGQAQETIQKAEGYSIDRINRAEGEASRFNQLYREYVKAPEVTKRRIYLETLEDIIPKMGNKIVTDQNGNSVLPLLQMQMDGVKANNSNTNAQGN; from the coding sequence ATGGCTCAAGATAATTTTTCTGGCATGGATATGCCGCCACAGCTCAAAAGTTTGAGCAAAAACATCCGGTTTATTATTCTGGGTGTTTTAGTTTTTATCGTGATTTTTGCCTCCTTTTTTACGGTTAATCCTGAAGAAGTAGGCATTGTAACACGATTTGGTGAATTTACACGTACAGCACAGCCTGGTTTGAATTTTAAAGCGCCTTTTATTGAAGAAGTTCGCTATGTGCCTGTTGAACGTCAGCTAAAGCATGAGTTTGGTTATCGAACGACGAGTGCAAACGTTCGATCAAGCTATCAGAAAGCTGGATATACGGATGAATCACTTATGCTTACCGGTGACCTTAATCTTGCTGACGTAGAATGGGTTGTACAGTACCGGGTTTCAGATCCGTATAATTTCTTATTTAAAATTCGAAATCCGGAACAAACACTGCGCGATATCTCTGAGTCGGCAATGCGTCAAATTGTTGGAGACCGTACAGTGAATGAGGTGCTAACAGTAGGACGTGCCGAGGTTACTTTAGAAGCACAACAGTTGATTCAAGAGATCTGTGATGAGTATGAGGCAGGATTGCAAATTGAACAAATTGTACTTCAGGATATTAATCCGCCGGATCCGGTGAAACCATCTTTTAATGCTGTAAACGAAGCACAGCAACAAAAAGAGACGCTGATCAATCAGGCGAAATCGGAGTATAACAAAGTGATTCCCAAAGCAAGGGGACAGGCCCAGGAAACAATCCAAAAAGCTGAAGGTTATTCTATTGACAGAATAAACCGGGCAGAGGGTGAGGCTTCACGTTTTAATCAACTCTATCGTGAATATGTTAAAGCCCCAGAAGTTACCAAGCGCCGAATTTATTTGGAGACGCTCGAAGATATTATCCCGAAGATGGGTAATAAGATCGTGACGGACCAAAATGGCAACAGCGTACTGCCACTGTTACAAATGCAGATGGATGGCGTAAAGGCGAATAATTCAAATACAAACGCACAGGGTAACTAA
- a CDS encoding PP2C family protein-serine/threonine phosphatase: MGQRLTYWVFLGVMGFAAFFLLHSSISFNANAPVDHSKLAIEGKTQQLATQLGFSVDSLAMMATRTQHLNYYKILQDSTENNLSSAGVLNKKGVNLTGWLVQIGVEQSPGDRVVYDKTSFMSELGQLDIRYDQQGKVRRISSYPQNLNPTFVAGDSLFAIADRIVRNIFGYDLDRYALKYVDVQDTLMSSEPGPKTQPLNMSNSSVGNNMVFSWTKKQIGTPGPENISLEVTPMIRESNVSNIANIRYGVAIDNFEALEKYEPEQLGSFQTISNFDLTVTFLSSGILAFLIFFLGIKYINKGQVEWRRAIVIMVSVTIAVMLWRVLYMFNTIDVFLHATSEAVYLLNNLLFAAVMGLYAAMAYIGWEVLARSKDQVQLQLVDAFWQKQFFFRETGEGLLRGYAVTGVMLGIFAAGVYVFGTQYFQADSQFGFAEASMQPKLLTINISIWVNVVLVSLGHVGVVTGFLSSKVESKWLYYGLGMVLLGFLFAGSAILIGIVGPGWYDVIIFTLIGAVVLYVIEKAGLVSFATGWWGFVAIIMIMPYWGSSSLDVAYISWTQFAILGLPLIYGLIAFKYGNSIHELSGYIPAYQQRMANHLRVEKEIEIARESQFKLMPLKPPSLDGVDVYGFFMPSFEVGGDYFDYIVGHNSSENSKVLNMTIVDVSGKAMKAAMHAVFTSGLLLSRLHRDRPEEILREITPTLHSRTDPQTFITCIIAQFHLKSRKLMLANAGHCLPILKRNGKAEFVSTPAPKYPLGIQDTVDYQAREMQMQENDFLLLYSDGLPEAVNSEGERFGFENLMSLVESLDTENRPSNEISMDIKRRVQKFSDYQLADDTTIICLKI; the protein is encoded by the coding sequence ATGGGGCAGCGATTAACATACTGGGTTTTTCTTGGAGTGATGGGTTTTGCAGCTTTTTTCTTGTTGCACTCTTCTATTTCATTTAATGCCAATGCTCCTGTTGATCACAGTAAGTTGGCTATTGAGGGTAAAACGCAGCAGTTGGCAACTCAGTTGGGATTTTCTGTTGATAGTCTTGCCATGATGGCTACACGCACTCAACATTTGAATTACTATAAAATACTTCAAGATTCTACTGAGAACAATCTGTCGTCAGCGGGGGTGTTAAATAAAAAGGGGGTTAACCTTACTGGGTGGCTTGTACAAATTGGTGTTGAACAAAGTCCGGGTGACAGAGTCGTTTATGATAAGACCAGCTTTATGTCTGAGTTGGGCCAGTTAGATATTAGATATGACCAGCAAGGCAAAGTACGACGCATATCTTCGTATCCACAAAATCTTAATCCCACCTTTGTAGCAGGAGACTCTTTATTTGCCATAGCTGATCGTATTGTACGTAATATATTTGGCTATGATTTAGATCGGTACGCACTAAAATATGTAGATGTTCAAGATACGTTGATGAGTTCAGAGCCCGGCCCCAAAACTCAGCCTCTTAATATGTCTAACAGTAGTGTGGGCAATAATATGGTCTTTAGCTGGACTAAAAAGCAGATAGGTACGCCCGGGCCTGAGAATATTTCTTTGGAAGTGACACCAATGATCAGGGAGTCTAATGTTTCTAATATTGCTAATATCCGGTATGGGGTTGCGATAGATAATTTTGAGGCATTGGAAAAGTATGAGCCTGAGCAACTAGGCTCATTTCAAACAATTAGCAATTTTGATCTTACGGTCACTTTTTTGTCTAGTGGGATTTTAGCCTTCCTGATCTTCTTTTTAGGTATTAAGTATATTAACAAAGGACAGGTAGAATGGCGTCGGGCAATAGTTATTATGGTGAGTGTAACAATTGCAGTTATGCTATGGCGTGTTTTGTATATGTTCAATACCATAGACGTATTTTTGCATGCTACAAGTGAGGCGGTGTACCTGCTTAATAATTTATTATTTGCAGCTGTAATGGGGTTGTATGCAGCAATGGCATACATCGGTTGGGAAGTACTGGCACGATCAAAAGATCAAGTACAGCTTCAATTAGTAGATGCTTTTTGGCAAAAACAGTTTTTTTTCCGGGAAACTGGCGAAGGGCTATTACGAGGGTATGCTGTTACAGGAGTAATGCTGGGAATTTTTGCTGCGGGGGTATATGTATTTGGTACGCAATATTTTCAGGCTGACAGTCAATTTGGTTTTGCAGAGGCGAGCATGCAGCCCAAGTTATTAACTATAAATATATCTATATGGGTTAATGTGGTACTTGTGTCATTGGGTCATGTTGGGGTTGTCACAGGTTTTTTATCCTCAAAAGTTGAAAGTAAATGGCTCTATTATGGGCTCGGTATGGTTTTGCTGGGCTTCCTCTTTGCAGGATCTGCTATACTCATTGGTATCGTTGGACCGGGATGGTATGATGTTATTATTTTTACATTAATTGGAGCCGTTGTTTTATATGTGATAGAGAAGGCTGGCTTGGTGTCATTTGCCACAGGGTGGTGGGGCTTTGTTGCTATCATTATGATTATGCCGTATTGGGGATCTTCAAGTTTAGATGTCGCTTATATATCATGGACACAGTTTGCGATTCTAGGCTTACCTCTTATTTATGGACTTATTGCATTTAAGTATGGCAATTCTATTCACGAATTGAGTGGATATATTCCTGCTTATCAACAGCGTATGGCGAATCATTTAAGGGTAGAAAAAGAGATAGAAATTGCACGGGAAAGCCAATTTAAGTTAATGCCGTTGAAGCCTCCATCTCTGGATGGTGTTGATGTTTACGGATTCTTTATGCCTTCATTTGAAGTGGGAGGAGACTACTTCGATTACATTGTTGGGCATAACAGTTCAGAAAATAGCAAAGTGCTTAATATGACTATCGTAGATGTCTCAGGGAAGGCAATGAAGGCGGCGATGCATGCGGTATTCACCAGTGGATTGTTACTATCACGGCTTCATCGCGACCGGCCCGAGGAAATCCTTCGCGAAATTACTCCAACACTGCACAGCCGTACCGATCCTCAGACCTTTATTACCTGCATTATTGCACAATTTCATTTAAAAAGCAGAAAATTAATGTTGGCAAATGCAGGTCACTGTTTGCCAATTCTAAAGCGCAACGGGAAGGCCGAATTCGTTAGTACGCCAGCTCCTAAATATCCGCTGGGCATACAGGATACGGTTGATTATCAAGCCCGGGAAATGCAGATGCAAGAAAATGACTTTTTATTACTTTACTCCGATGGATTACCAGAGGCAGTGAATTCGGAAGGAGAGCGTTTTGGTTTTGAAAACCTAATGTCACTGGTTGAATCCTTGGATACAGAAAACCGTCCAAGTAATGAAATATCAATGGATATTAAACGGCGGGTTCAAAAATTTAGCGACTATCAATTGGCAGATGATACCACTATCATATGTCTTAAAATTTAA
- a CDS encoding BrxA/BrxB family bacilliredoxin — MQFGLGAGPDVSWMREELTELGIEELETVEDVDRAMKEYNEGTMLMVINSVCGCAAGNARPGVKIALNESEVQPDHMVTVFAGQDKEATARAREYFSEYPPSSPAFAYFKDGEIKAMIPRHRIEGRTKVEIADDLKMVFEAFDGETEEAES, encoded by the coding sequence ATGCAATTTGGACTAGGAGCAGGCCCCGATGTCTCATGGATGCGAGAAGAGTTAACAGAACTTGGAATTGAAGAATTGGAGACGGTTGAAGATGTAGATCGTGCTATGAAAGAATATAATGAAGGCACGATGCTAATGGTAATTAATTCGGTTTGTGGATGTGCTGCTGGAAATGCACGCCCGGGAGTAAAGATCGCACTTAATGAATCGGAGGTGCAGCCTGATCATATGGTTACTGTGTTTGCAGGTCAAGATAAAGAAGCAACAGCACGCGCACGTGAATACTTTAGTGAGTATCCTCCATCGTCTCCGGCTTTCGCATATTTTAAAGATGGAGAAATAAAAGCAATGATACCCCGTCACCGTATCGAAGGTCGCACAAAAGTGGAGATTGCTGATGACCTAAAGATGGTGTTCGAAGCGTTTGACGGAGAGACGGAAGAAGCAGAGAGTTAA